TGGGTGATCAAGATCAACAGGCCGGAAAAGGCGAATTCTCTGACACGTCGGATGCTCAAAGATTTGGCCCTTGCTGTGGAATCTGCGGCTGGCGAGGTGCAGGCCATCATTCTGACCGGCGAAGGCACAGTGTTCAGCGCAGGCGCAGATCTAGAGGCCGCGAAGGCCGGGCTGGCGGTCGATCCGATCTGGGAACGCCTCTCGCGCGCGATTGCCGATTTCCCGGGTCTAAGTATCGCGGCCCTGAATGGCACATTGGCGGGGGGCGCTATGGGCATGGCGCTTGCGTGTGATCTGCGTATCTGCGTGCCCACAGCTAAGTTCTTTTATCCAGTGATGAAGCTGGGTTTCCTTCCGCAACCATCTGACCCGCCGCGTCTAGTTGCTTTGGTTGGACCAGCGCGGGCGAAGATGATCCTGATGGCTGGACAGAAAGTCGAAGCAAATGAGGCGCTGCAATGGGGTCTGGTGGACCGTATCGTGGACGGCGATGATCTGCTCGACACGGCTAAGGAACTTGCGTCGGATGTCATTTCAGCCTCGCCAGAGCATGCCTCTGCCATCAAAACTATGCTGACTAGCCCTTCCTGAGCTTGCGTGCTCCGGGCCGAGCGCCGGGTGTCTTTGAATGAAAGTCGGGCGGTCGTTTGCAACCCAGTCGACAAATTTTTTCAACCTCGGGTGTGCGCGTAAAGCGTCTGGCGTGTTGTAGCTGCGTGCAAGGTCTGCCTCTGACAGGGTGGCGTGGATTTCGTTATGGCAAATCTGGTGGAGCAACGCGACTGGCCCACCTTTTCCACCTTTCAGCTTCGGAATCAGGTGATGCAAACTCTGCTTTGCGTCAGGCGGAATAGGCCGACGGCATAAAGGGCATGTCGGATGCTCCTGCGCCATAGGGCTTCCTTTGCTTGTTGTGTCCGATTAGAGGTTACCAAATCATTTAGATCGACCAAGGGCGTGCGCCATGGAAAACAATCCGATTGTTCAAAAAATGCTCGGCTACGGCGAGCAAGGCTTGGAGTTGGCTCTGGGCTGGCTCACAAGCCCCGCAGCATGGTCGCAGTTCGCGCTGTTGGTGGCTGCGTTCGGACTGGCGTGGTACTTGAACCGCCGCCTGAGCAAGACGCTAACCAATCTGCTAACGCCCGCCGCAGAGGCAGGAGGTTTGGTAGCTACAGCTCGGCGCTTCGTGCTAAGATTTCTTCCGTTGCTGCTGCCTTTACTGGCCTATGCCCTGACAGCGGTCGGCGAACAGGTTGTGCGCTCGCTGTTCGATAGTGGTGCGGTCATCGCGTTCGGCAAACGGGTTTTCCTGTTCCTCGCGGCACGCAGTTTGGTCCAGCAGATCATAACCGACCCGTTCCTGAAGCTTCTGGGCAAGTTCATTCTGATCCCAATCGCCGCGCTGTACGCGCTGGGCCTTTGGGACACCGCGACTGTCGCACTGACAGAGTTCAGAGTCGGCGTCGGTAATATATCGTTCTCTCTTATGTCACTGGTGCGCGGTGTGATCGCGGGGGCTTTGCTGTTCTGGCTAGGGCGGTGGTCCAACGACCAAAGCGCCGCGATGATCAGCAAGCAGGAAGAACTGCGTCCGGCGACGCGTCAGTTGGCCGTCAAAACCGTCGAGATCATCATTTTCGGCGCTGCGTTCTTGCTGTTGATGAACATCATGGGCATCAGCCTCGGAAGCCTTGCGGTGCTCGGTGGTGCCATCGGTGTTGGTCTTGGTTTCGGCCTTCAGAAAATTGCATCCAACTTTATCTCGGGCGTCATTTTGCTTTTGGAAGGCCAAGCCACCGTTGGTGACTTCGTCGAACTGGACGGAGGCGAAGCCGGAACAATCGTGAAGATGACAGCACGGGCGATTATTCTGGAAACCTACGATGGCCGCTGGATCGTTGTGCCAAACGAAGACTTTATTGTTACGCGGGTCACCAACTACTCGGATCAAGGCTCGGCGAACCGGTATGAAGCAGAGTTTTCCGTATCCTATGACACTGACATAAACACTGTGCCCGCAATTGTTGAAGCCGCAGTTCAGGCGCATCCTGATGTGCTGTTGGAGCCTTACCCCGCAGACTGCGAGTTGCGTGGATTTGGCGACAGTGGGATAGATTTCGCGGTGGAGTTCTGGGTAAACGGTATTGACGACGGTCGGCACAAATACACTTCCGACGTGCTGTTCCGCATTTGGAATGCCCTGCGCGACAACGGCATTCAGATTCCGTATCCGCACCGCGTTGTCGAATTCAAAGGCGAGTTTCCAAAGTGAGGGATGCCCTTGTCATCGGAGCGGGCCCTGCCGGTCTGATGGCGGCGGAAGCACTGGCCGATGCCGGATTGTCCGTCACGGTGGCGGAACAAAAGCCGTCG
Above is a window of Litoreibacter janthinus DNA encoding:
- a CDS encoding mechanosensitive ion channel family protein; this encodes MENNPIVQKMLGYGEQGLELALGWLTSPAAWSQFALLVAAFGLAWYLNRRLSKTLTNLLTPAAEAGGLVATARRFVLRFLPLLLPLLAYALTAVGEQVVRSLFDSGAVIAFGKRVFLFLAARSLVQQIITDPFLKLLGKFILIPIAALYALGLWDTATVALTEFRVGVGNISFSLMSLVRGVIAGALLFWLGRWSNDQSAAMISKQEELRPATRQLAVKTVEIIIFGAAFLLLMNIMGISLGSLAVLGGAIGVGLGFGLQKIASNFISGVILLLEGQATVGDFVELDGGEAGTIVKMTARAIILETYDGRWIVVPNEDFIVTRVTNYSDQGSANRYEAEFSVSYDTDINTVPAIVEAAVQAHPDVLLEPYPADCELRGFGDSGIDFAVEFWVNGIDDGRHKYTSDVLFRIWNALRDNGIQIPYPHRVVEFKGEFPK
- a CDS encoding enoyl-CoA hydratase/isomerase family protein; its protein translation is MIEVTKGDAIWVIKINRPEKANSLTRRMLKDLALAVESAAGEVQAIILTGEGTVFSAGADLEAAKAGLAVDPIWERLSRAIADFPGLSIAALNGTLAGGAMGMALACDLRICVPTAKFFYPVMKLGFLPQPSDPPRLVALVGPARAKMILMAGQKVEANEALQWGLVDRIVDGDDLLDTAKELASDVISASPEHASAIKTMLTSPS